Within the Catalinimonas niigatensis genome, the region CAGTTCTTATTTATAAAAAACACCGAAAGGAATTGGCAGCGGGCTACCGTCAGACGACCAATAACCGTATGGAACTTCTGGCGGTCATTGTAGGACTGGAAGCCATTAAAAAGCCCAATATGAAGGTGAAGATTTTTTCTGATTCGCAATATGTGGTAGATGCCATCAATAAGGGCTGGATATGGAACTGGGAGAAGAAGAATTTTAAAGACAAAAAAAACGCTGACCTCTGGAAACGCTTTATTCCTCTCTTTAAAAAACATGATGTAGAATTTAGCTGGATCAAAGGCCACTCCGGCATACCGGAAAACGAACGCTGCGATGAATTAGCAGTAGCCTGTGCCGATGGCGATCATCTGCTGGTAGATGAAGGTTATGAAAGTAGTATTAGTATGTAACCAAACATCTTTTTACTTCAGCTGTTCTATTTTTTAATTATGTATTAATTCATTTTTTGATATGAAACTGCG harbors:
- the rnhA gene encoding ribonuclease HI produces the protein MITMFTDGAARGNPGRGGYGTVLIYKKHRKELAAGYRQTTNNRMELLAVIVGLEAIKKPNMKVKIFSDSQYVVDAINKGWIWNWEKKNFKDKKNADLWKRFIPLFKKHDVEFSWIKGHSGIPENERCDELAVACADGDHLLVDEGYESSISM